The Saccharopolyspora gloriosae genome has a segment encoding these proteins:
- a CDS encoding HAMP domain-containing protein → MRLRRSRHGLLTRLLVMAVVVAACSIGATAWLAAQSTSGAINRELGETLADDAEIYDSLLGYAATHRQWSGAQRLVDDLADNTGRRVTVTTTTRRTIADSGGAPGAGLPRTPSAVVDPLAVDAALNSDVTASGIDARAVGPYRLTEVERTRLHQAAQAQLTCVRRHGEDGMIVERPNGRPVVERVTPSASPRVPDRNSSRRAIEEAARAAAEASPAWRDDVCTGPPPTMPTERDASESLLELVNACLARQGSGPLPVDVRGLTAPDELNTGSDAKRCVDTARREQLGPYVAPAAQLFITRPDGNVATADLSTVPVSQIVWTALAVLVVTIGVAAFAAGRLVRPIHAITYAARRMGDGDRSVHVETGARGRSGSWRWRSTRCRRGSRPRNGTAGRWSATSRTSCAHRW, encoded by the coding sequence ATGCGACTACGGCGTAGCAGGCATGGCCTGCTCACCCGGCTGCTCGTGATGGCCGTGGTCGTCGCGGCTTGTTCGATCGGCGCGACGGCGTGGCTGGCCGCGCAGAGCACGAGCGGCGCCATCAACCGCGAACTCGGCGAGACGTTGGCTGACGACGCGGAGATCTACGATTCGCTCCTGGGATACGCCGCGACGCACCGGCAGTGGTCGGGAGCGCAGCGGCTCGTTGACGACCTGGCCGACAACACCGGTCGCAGGGTCACGGTGACGACCACGACGCGGAGAACCATCGCCGACTCCGGCGGCGCACCGGGCGCCGGCCTGCCGCGAACCCCGTCCGCGGTGGTCGATCCGCTCGCTGTGGACGCGGCGCTCAACTCCGACGTCACGGCGTCGGGGATCGACGCGCGGGCTGTCGGGCCTTACCGGCTCACCGAGGTCGAGCGCACGCGTCTGCACCAGGCCGCGCAGGCGCAGTTGACATGCGTGCGCAGGCACGGCGAGGACGGCATGATCGTGGAGCGACCCAACGGGCGCCCGGTGGTCGAGCGGGTGACCCCGTCGGCCTCGCCGCGCGTACCCGATCGGAACTCGTCCCGGCGAGCGATCGAAGAGGCGGCGAGGGCCGCCGCCGAGGCGTCCCCGGCCTGGCGGGACGATGTCTGCACCGGCCCGCCGCCGACGATGCCGACCGAGCGCGACGCGAGCGAGTCCCTGCTGGAGCTCGTGAACGCGTGCCTCGCCCGGCAGGGCAGCGGACCGTTGCCCGTCGACGTCCGCGGGCTGACCGCCCCGGACGAGCTGAACACGGGTTCCGACGCGAAGCGGTGCGTCGACACGGCACGACGGGAGCAGCTCGGGCCGTACGTCGCACCCGCCGCGCAGCTGTTCATCACCAGGCCCGACGGCAACGTCGCCACGGCGGATCTGTCCACGGTGCCCGTGTCGCAGATCGTGTGGACGGCGTTGGCCGTGCTGGTGGTGACGATCGGCGTCGCGGCGTTCGCGGCGGGCAGGCTCGTCCGCCCGATCCACGCGATCACCTACGCGGCCAGGAGAATGGGCGACGGTGACCGCTCCGTGCACGTCGAAACGGGCGCGCGGGGGAGATCGGGGAGCTGGCGGTGGCGTTCAACACGATGTCGGCGCGGATCGAGACCTCGGAACGGCACCGCAGGACGATGGTCAGCGACGTCGCGCACGAGCTGCGCACACCGCTGGTGA
- a CDS encoding cell wall metabolism sensor histidine kinase WalK gives MVSDVAHELRTPLVNVRGWLEAAQDGVAEIDPPLVASLLEETVLLQHLIDDLQDLALADAGKLRVHPKPVNVRSIVDQVAAAHRGGAEAVGVELSVHVDGEPDLSADPTRLRQSLGNLVSNAVHHTPPGGQVTLRVRSSGDEVLIDVEDTGTGIDEESLSRIFDRFWRAEKSRSRAAGGSGLGLAITHHLVQAHGGRIEVRSTVGEGTTFTIHLRSGAHRRPAGPSSASDSA, from the coding sequence ATGGTCAGCGACGTCGCGCACGAGCTGCGCACACCGCTGGTGAACGTGCGGGGATGGCTGGAGGCCGCGCAGGACGGTGTCGCGGAGATCGACCCGCCGCTGGTCGCGTCGCTGCTCGAAGAGACGGTGCTGCTGCAACACTTGATCGATGACTTGCAGGACCTCGCACTCGCCGATGCGGGGAAGCTGCGCGTGCATCCGAAGCCGGTGAACGTGCGTTCCATTGTGGACCAGGTCGCGGCGGCGCACCGGGGTGGGGCGGAGGCCGTCGGCGTCGAATTGAGCGTGCACGTCGACGGTGAACCGGACCTGTCGGCCGACCCGACGCGGCTGCGGCAGTCGCTCGGCAACCTGGTGTCGAACGCCGTGCACCACACGCCGCCGGGCGGTCAAGTGACGCTGCGGGTTCGGAGCAGTGGCGACGAGGTGCTGATCGACGTCGAGGACACGGGCACCGGCATCGACGAGGAGTCGCTGTCGCGCATCTTCGATCGCTTCTGGCGCGCGGAGAAGTCGAGAAGCCGGGCTGCTGGTGGCAGCGGACTCGGCCTCGCCATCACACATCATCTGGTGCAGGCGCACGGTGGCCGCATCGAAGTGCGCAGCACGGTCGGCGAAGGCACGACGTTCACGATCCACCTCCGGTCAGGCGCCCATCGGCGCCCGGCAGGCCCGTCCTCGGCGTCGGATTCGGCGTAG
- a CDS encoding aldo/keto reductase encodes MRYINLGGLEVSRIGLGTMGMSFGYTGAGTDDAESVRTIHRALELGVNFLDTAEVYGPYINEELVGRALRGRREQVVVATKFGLVSHATGADHVTDSRPENIRIAVDGSLRRLGTDYIDLYYQHRVDPNTPIEETVGALRELVAEGKIRHIGLSAAGVDTIRRAHAVHPIAALQSEYSLWTRDPEPEVLPVLRELGIGLVPFSPLGHGFLTGTIRSTDQFADDDWRKTNPRFTGENFQRNLRIADEVGAIAEQAGATPAQVAIAWLLAKGDDIAPIPGTKRVARLEENIAAEDVELTAEQIGKLDELTPAAGEHHDEQQMQLIER; translated from the coding sequence ATGCGTTACATCAATTTGGGCGGCCTGGAGGTCTCCCGCATCGGCCTGGGCACGATGGGGATGTCCTTCGGCTACACGGGGGCGGGGACCGACGATGCGGAGTCCGTTCGCACCATTCATCGTGCACTTGAGCTGGGCGTGAACTTCTTGGACACCGCTGAGGTCTATGGGCCTTACATCAACGAGGAGCTCGTCGGGCGGGCGTTGCGGGGTCGCCGCGAGCAGGTCGTGGTCGCGACGAAGTTCGGCTTGGTCTCGCACGCGACCGGAGCCGACCACGTCACCGACAGCAGGCCGGAGAACATCCGCATCGCCGTCGACGGCTCGTTGCGGCGGCTCGGGACGGACTACATCGACCTCTACTACCAGCACCGCGTCGACCCGAACACGCCCATCGAGGAAACCGTGGGGGCGCTGCGGGAATTGGTGGCCGAGGGCAAGATCCGCCACATCGGGCTGTCCGCGGCCGGAGTCGACACGATCCGGCGTGCCCACGCGGTGCATCCGATCGCCGCGTTGCAGTCGGAGTACTCGCTGTGGACCCGCGATCCCGAGCCGGAGGTGCTGCCGGTGCTGCGGGAACTGGGCATCGGGCTGGTGCCGTTCTCCCCGCTGGGACACGGATTCCTCACCGGGACCATCCGCTCCACCGATCAGTTCGCCGATGACGATTGGCGCAAGACCAATCCGCGGTTCACCGGCGAGAACTTCCAGCGCAACCTGCGCATCGCCGACGAGGTGGGGGCCATCGCCGAGCAGGCTGGTGCGACTCCGGCGCAGGTGGCGATCGCCTGGCTGCTGGCGAAGGGCGACGACATCGCTCCGATTCCCGGTACCAAGCGGGTCGCCCGGCTGGAGGAGAACATCGCAGCGGAGGACGTGGAGCTGACGGCAGAGCAGATCGGCAAGCTCGACGAACTCACCCCGGCCGCAGGCGAACACCACGACGAACAACAGATGCAACTGATCGAACGCTGA
- a CDS encoding NAD(P)-dependent alcohol dehydrogenase, with translation MMRTVNAFAASSATEPLGPTTIERRDPLPHDVVIEIKYAGICHSDIHHARGDWKSETYPMVPGHEIAGVVTKVGSAVTGHEVGDRVGVGCMVDSCRECVNCRAGEQQYCLNGTVLTYAGRDRDGRPTQGGYSTHIVVTEDFVLNIPEGLSPAEAAPLLCAGITTYAPLRQWNAGPGKRVAVVGLGGLGHVAVKLARAMGADVTVLSRTLKKQDDGFSLGAHDYRATEDLATFEELAGSFDLIVNTVSASVDVSAYLSLLGLDGALANVGAPPDPVSFNVFSLLGNRRSMSGSLIGGIRETQEMLDFCAEHGVGAEVEVIGAEKINEAYDRVLASDVRYRFVIDIATLA, from the coding sequence ATCATGCGCACGGTCAATGCGTTCGCCGCGTCGTCGGCGACCGAGCCGCTGGGGCCGACCACGATCGAGCGTCGTGATCCGCTTCCGCACGACGTGGTGATCGAGATCAAGTACGCGGGGATCTGCCACTCCGACATCCATCATGCGCGCGGTGACTGGAAGTCCGAGACGTATCCGATGGTCCCAGGCCACGAGATCGCCGGGGTCGTCACCAAAGTCGGCTCGGCGGTCACCGGGCACGAGGTGGGTGACCGGGTCGGGGTCGGGTGCATGGTCGATTCGTGCAGGGAGTGCGTGAACTGTCGTGCGGGTGAGCAGCAGTACTGCCTCAACGGCACGGTGCTGACGTACGCCGGTCGCGACCGCGACGGGCGGCCGACGCAGGGCGGGTATTCCACGCACATCGTGGTGACCGAGGACTTCGTGCTCAACATCCCCGAGGGCCTCTCGCCGGCGGAGGCCGCGCCACTGCTGTGCGCGGGCATCACGACTTACGCGCCGTTGCGGCAGTGGAACGCGGGACCGGGCAAGAGGGTGGCGGTCGTCGGTCTCGGCGGGCTCGGACACGTGGCCGTCAAGCTCGCTCGCGCGATGGGGGCCGATGTGACGGTGCTGTCGCGGACGCTGAAGAAGCAGGACGACGGTTTCAGCCTCGGCGCGCACGACTACCGCGCCACCGAGGACCTGGCGACCTTCGAGGAGCTGGCCGGTTCGTTCGACCTCATCGTGAACACGGTGAGCGCGTCGGTGGATGTGAGCGCGTACCTGTCGCTGCTGGGACTCGACGGCGCCCTCGCGAACGTCGGCGCACCGCCGGATCCGGTGTCGTTCAACGTGTTCTCGCTGCTGGGAAATCGGCGGTCGATGTCCGGTTCGCTGATCGGCGGGATTCGCGAGACCCAGGAGATGCTGGATTTCTGCGCCGAGCACGGGGTGGGCGCCGAGGTCGAAGTGATCGGTGCCGAGAAGATCAACGAGGCCTACGATCGCGTGTTGGCCTCGGACGTGCGCTACCGCTTCGTCATCGACATCGCGACGTTGGCGTGA
- a CDS encoding DUF2255 family protein — translation MSTTTWSADELRGIGAATELQVASYRQDGSLRPYITIWTVAVGDAVYIRSAYGPGNGWFRRAIDAGSGRIRAGGVERDVEFHHLEAGDPAHADIDAAYHSKYDQYGQSIVGTVTGEHSTRTTLQADPLAER, via the coding sequence ATGAGCACGACCACTTGGTCCGCGGACGAGTTGCGCGGGATCGGCGCCGCGACGGAGTTGCAGGTCGCGTCCTACCGTCAGGACGGCTCGCTGCGGCCGTACATCACCATCTGGACCGTGGCCGTGGGGGACGCGGTGTACATCCGCTCCGCCTACGGTCCCGGCAACGGCTGGTTCCGGCGGGCGATCGACGCGGGCAGCGGGCGCATCCGGGCAGGCGGGGTGGAACGCGACGTCGAGTTCCACCACCTGGAGGCGGGCGATCCGGCGCACGCCGACATCGACGCCGCCTACCACTCCAAGTACGACCAGTACGGCCAATCCATCGTCGGCACCGTCACCGGCGAGCACTCCACGCGCACCACGTTGCAGGCCGATCCGCTGGCGGAGCGGTGA
- a CDS encoding zinc-binding dehydrogenase: protein MSETMTALFGGAGPDWESRRVPVPEPGPGQVLVRARAVAVNEADISMLDRADPASGGSGEPYLAGFEFAGEVAALGDGVDDAEVGERVMGTTPRSFAQYVLADHRHLARVPGEIGFEEAAALPTGLLTEHGSLQLGGFAPGQTVLITAGTSGIGLIGVQMAKALGARSVLATTRSADKHQLLRRAGADVVVNTTTQNLAEVVLDATGGQGVDLVLDHVAGQTFADCLPATRVDGHVVNIGRLDRAASTIDIDALSYRHLRLIGVSFGFTRAEELGQVIAGLAPEVLPAVASGEIRATIDSTFELTQAAQAAARIRGGQAQGKIVLSLS, encoded by the coding sequence ATGAGTGAGACGATGACCGCCTTGTTCGGCGGAGCCGGCCCCGACTGGGAGTCGCGGCGGGTCCCGGTGCCCGAGCCGGGGCCAGGTCAGGTCCTGGTCCGCGCCCGAGCGGTCGCCGTGAACGAAGCGGACATCTCCATGCTCGACCGGGCCGACCCGGCCAGCGGGGGCAGCGGTGAGCCGTACCTGGCCGGTTTCGAGTTCGCCGGAGAGGTCGCTGCGCTGGGGGACGGCGTCGACGATGCCGAGGTGGGCGAGCGGGTCATGGGCACCACGCCGCGGTCCTTCGCCCAGTACGTGCTGGCGGACCACCGGCACCTCGCGCGCGTTCCCGGTGAGATCGGCTTCGAGGAGGCCGCCGCGTTGCCGACCGGGCTGCTCACCGAACACGGTTCGCTGCAGCTGGGCGGCTTCGCCCCCGGGCAGACCGTCCTGATCACCGCGGGGACCTCCGGCATCGGGCTGATCGGAGTGCAGATGGCCAAGGCCCTCGGTGCGAGGAGCGTCCTGGCGACCACCCGCTCCGCGGACAAGCACCAACTGCTGAGGCGAGCCGGAGCGGACGTGGTCGTCAACACCACCACCCAGAACCTCGCCGAGGTGGTCTTGGACGCCACCGGCGGGCAGGGCGTGGACCTCGTGCTCGACCACGTGGCCGGGCAGACCTTCGCCGACTGCTTGCCCGCCACTCGTGTGGACGGCCACGTCGTCAACATCGGCCGCCTCGACCGAGCCGCCTCCACCATCGACATCGACGCGCTGTCCTACCGGCACCTGCGGCTGATCGGGGTCTCCTTCGGCTTCACCCGGGCCGAAGAACTCGGCCAGGTCATCGCGGGCCTCGCTCCGGAGGTCCTTCCCGCCGTGGCTTCCGGGGAGATCCGCGCGACCATCGACAGCACCTTCGAACTCACCCAAGCTGCACAGGCCGCCGCCCGGATTCGCGGCGGCCAGGCACAGGGCAAGATCGTCCTATCCCTGTCATGA
- a CDS encoding NACHT domain-containing NTPase: MQIPHFTAIHDTYRAISSKRLVILGGAGAGKSVLAHRLILDLLGSAGSGPVPVLFSLGDWNPATTGLRNWLIRQLLRDYPSLERRDRTTRQNGAEELVDQELILPVLDGFDELPEQHHLAAIGDISSLDMPVIVTSRPDEYASAVRSAKAVGGAAAIELEDLGLDESHRYLRHSAGKDFTPGWDAVFDRLRRAAVDTPAENLRTTLTTPLMVMLARATYNDGPGRHPHELLDAQRFPTRADLEEHLLASYLRLCYDDRDTGSPHPVRARRWLSHLATQLSARNTHDLTWWQLPAGLHRHTRVLTTATAVGAAIWLVYGLWQALGYVTPGAATVLAHAALIGLVVGLIKEAGFVRGQAGQEPGRFRLRLRLRNRAGIARKPSGQSLNEFFKGIVVGAVVGLVAGQGLVSELSAGLVIGLVGGVAGAALDERAALRARMDGEMFKVIAALATTAIAIPVAFTFSIELPLGMVAGVLAAGPSVREYRLWRGIPLGFLVLTTDGLFAGIAVGVAFGLVNVAVSALGEAHEPDAADPWILLSTDRSVTLVQTILAVPAIVLAAVLVLDAPIETGIMYGLFGGIVRLTLSAWGSWLLFTRLWLPLTGRLPLRPKRFLEDAYQRGILRRTGATYQFRHARLRDHLRALPPPGAGRHQAR; encoded by the coding sequence GTGCAGATTCCGCACTTCACCGCCATCCACGATACCTACCGGGCCATCAGCTCGAAGCGGCTGGTGATCCTCGGTGGGGCCGGAGCGGGCAAGTCCGTGCTGGCCCACCGCCTCATCCTCGACCTGCTCGGAAGTGCCGGTTCCGGGCCGGTGCCGGTGCTGTTCAGCCTCGGCGACTGGAACCCCGCCACGACCGGACTCCGGAACTGGCTGATCCGGCAGCTCCTGCGCGACTACCCCTCCCTGGAACGACGCGACCGCACCACACGGCAGAACGGTGCCGAAGAACTCGTCGACCAGGAGCTGATCCTGCCCGTGCTGGACGGGTTCGACGAACTGCCCGAGCAGCACCACCTCGCCGCCATCGGGGACATCAGCAGCCTCGACATGCCCGTCATCGTCACCAGCCGGCCGGACGAGTACGCGAGCGCTGTTCGCTCCGCCAAAGCCGTGGGCGGCGCCGCGGCGATCGAGCTCGAAGACCTCGGCCTCGACGAATCCCACCGGTATTTGCGCCACAGCGCCGGAAAAGATTTCACCCCCGGTTGGGACGCGGTCTTCGACCGGCTGCGCCGTGCCGCCGTCGACACCCCGGCCGAGAACCTCCGGACGACCTTGACCACACCGCTGATGGTCATGCTCGCCCGCGCCACCTACAACGACGGTCCCGGGCGGCATCCCCACGAGCTTCTCGACGCCCAGCGCTTCCCCACTCGCGCCGACCTCGAAGAACACCTGCTCGCCAGCTACCTTCGCCTCTGCTACGACGACCGCGACACCGGCTCACCACATCCGGTGCGAGCACGCCGCTGGCTCAGCCACCTCGCCACCCAACTCAGCGCGCGCAACACCCACGACCTCACCTGGTGGCAACTGCCCGCCGGACTCCACCGGCACACCCGGGTGCTGACCACTGCAACCGCCGTCGGCGCGGCGATTTGGCTCGTCTACGGACTGTGGCAGGCGCTCGGATACGTCACGCCCGGGGCCGCCACCGTGCTCGCGCACGCAGCCCTCATCGGGCTCGTGGTCGGGCTCATCAAGGAAGCAGGGTTCGTCCGCGGGCAGGCCGGGCAGGAGCCCGGACGGTTCCGGCTGCGACTGCGGTTGCGCAACCGCGCCGGGATCGCCCGCAAGCCCTCCGGCCAGTCCTTGAACGAGTTCTTCAAGGGGATCGTGGTCGGGGCGGTGGTCGGGCTCGTAGCTGGTCAGGGGTTGGTGTCCGAGCTTTCGGCCGGGCTCGTGATCGGGCTCGTGGGCGGTGTTGCGGGCGCGGCCTTGGACGAACGAGCGGCCCTGCGGGCGCGCATGGACGGCGAGATGTTCAAGGTGATCGCGGCGCTGGCGACCACCGCGATCGCCATTCCAGTCGCGTTCACCTTCAGCATCGAGTTACCCCTCGGCATGGTGGCCGGTGTGCTGGCAGCGGGTCCCAGCGTGCGCGAATACCGGCTCTGGAGGGGAATCCCGCTCGGGTTCCTCGTCCTGACCACCGACGGGCTTTTCGCCGGGATCGCGGTCGGGGTCGCGTTCGGGCTCGTGAACGTCGCGGTCTCCGCACTCGGGGAAGCCCACGAACCCGACGCCGCCGACCCGTGGATCCTGCTGAGCACGGACCGCTCCGTCACGCTCGTCCAGACGATCCTGGCCGTGCCCGCGATCGTGCTCGCCGCCGTCCTCGTGCTCGACGCCCCGATCGAGACGGGCATCATGTACGGCCTGTTCGGCGGAATCGTCAGGCTCACGCTGTCGGCCTGGGGTAGCTGGCTCCTGTTCACGCGCCTGTGGCTCCCGTTGACCGGACGTCTGCCGTTGCGCCCGAAGCGTTTCCTCGAAGACGCCTACCAACGCGGAATCCTGCGCAGAACAGGCGCCACCTACCAGTTCCGCCACGCCCGGCTCCGAGACCACCTGCGCGCACTCCCCCCGCCGGGCGCAGGGCGCCACCAAGCCCGATAG